The following coding sequences are from one Melanotaenia boesemani isolate fMelBoe1 chromosome 19, fMelBoe1.pri, whole genome shotgun sequence window:
- the LOC121630613 gene encoding zinc finger BED domain-containing protein 4-like — protein sequence MAEQKTNPVWQHFTEPTQGKARCNICDGLVSLGAEKANKKNTTNLWSHLKCHHLQAYKEAQKEKEQAAFSKANVSQPTLTEMFDAKRKWQNSDPRSKQLDTLVTEMIATDNQPFTFVSGIGFRRLVAAMEPRYNIKTEKHYRTDILDGIVAKVEKKIKVLIAEDAGPFLSFTTDCWSGDTEALMSLTCHFIDDNWKRKQVVLNAKAMSGSHTGEYISNMFISLLKYWDISHDRVVLVLRDSGANMVKGLRLAEMPDLSCSAHTIQLVVNDGLNSQRVVQDVNAKLKNIAKHFNHSVLAKQNLKKIQKDLGLPQHSIIQSEPTRWNSTLHMMKRMLEQKRALNVYAGEYGKIATPAAEQWDIVSNLIDSLEPVEEVTLEISRSEASISSVIPSIVVLKMMLQAEGPNTRGIKTLRETMLQSLQKRFARMEETKCLVVATLLDPRYKDHVFFAVDTLTKAKQWIKEEHAIVSEQLKIATTEDQGPDPKQIRVENEELPGPPSVLQQMYANILRPHGSPTQESDEEHHISEQLHQYLREPLIDRQSGQPLEWWKQNASRLHLLAPLARKFLCPPPSSVPSERVFSEIGNIYDNKRSRLTGEHAEHLCFLHDNLSFLNWEY from the coding sequence ATGGCTGAACAAAAAACGAATCCAGTGTGGCAGCATTTTACCGAGCCTACTCAAGGGAAAGCCAGGTGCAACATCTGTGATGGACttgtgagcctgggagctgaaAAAgccaacaagaaaaacacaacaaatttgtGGAGTCACCTGAAGTGTCACCACCTCCAGGCTTACAAAGaggcacaaaaagaaaaagaacaagcaGCTTTCTCTAAAGCTAATGTATCTCAGCCAACTCTCACAGAAATGTTTGATGCCAAACGCAAGTGGCAGAATTCGGATCCAAGGTCAAAACAACTTGACACTTTAGTTACTGAAATGATTGCTACAGACAATCAGCCATTTACATTTGTCTCGGGTATTGGGTTTCGTAGGCTGGTGGCTGCAATGGAGCCCAgatacaacataaaaactgagAAGCACTACCGCACAGACATCCTAGATGGTATAGTTGCCAAAgttgagaagaaaataaaagtactGATTGCAGAGGATGCTGgtccttttctgtctttcacaaCAGACTGTTGGTCTGGGGACACTGAAGCCCTGATGAGTCTAACATGTCATTTTATTGACGACAACTGGAAAAGGAAACAAGTTGTCCTAAATGCCAAGGCCATGTCTGGCTCACACACCGGGGAGTACATCAGTAACATGTTCATTAGCCTGCTGAAGTACTGGGACATCAGCCACGACAGGGTTGTACTTGTGCTCCGTGACAGTGGTGCTAATATGGTTAAGGGACTCAGACTGGCAGAAATGCCTGATCTCAGCTGCAGCGCACACACCATACAGCTTGTGGTGAACGATGGCCTCAACAGTCAGCGTGTGGTGCAGGACGTTAATGCCAAGCTAAAGAATATAgctaaacatttcaaccactcTGTTCTTGCAaaacagaatctgaaaaaaattcaaaaagaTCTTGGCCTCCCCCAGCACAGTATCATACAGTCCGAACCCACTCGCTGGAACTCCACACTtcacatgatgaagaggatgctGGAGCAGAAACGAGCACTCAATGTGTATGCTGGGGAATATGGAAAAATTGCTACGCCTGCGGCAGAGCAATGGGACATAGTTTCCAATTTGATTGACTCATTGGAACCTGTTGAGGAAGTCACCCTTGAGATCAGCAGGTCTGAGGCTTCCATCTCCAGTGTTATCCCAAGCATTGTGGTGCTGAAGATGATGCTTCAGGCAGAGGGTCCTAACACGAGGGGGATTAAAACACTAAGAGAAACCATGCTGCAAAGCTTGCAGAAAAGATTTGcaaggatggaggagacaaaATGTTTGGTGGTAGCAACACTACTGGACCCTCGTTACAAGGATCATGTCTTTTTTGCAGTGGACACACTGACCAAGGCAAAACAATGGATAAAAGAGGAGCATGCCATTGTGTCTGAACAACTGAAAATTGCTACAACAGAAGACCAAGGACCAGATCCGAAACAAATAAGGGTCGAAAATGAAGAATTACCCGGTCCCCCCAGTGTTCTTCAACAAATGTATGCCAACATCTTGAGGCCTCATGGATCTCCTACTCAGGAAAGTGACGAAGAGCATCACATCTCTGAGCAGCTGCATCAGTACCTCCGTGAGCCACTGATTGACAGACAGAGTGGTCAGCCACTGGAATGGTGGAAACAGAATGCATCCCGCCTACACCTTCTTGCACCACTGGCAAGGAAATTTCTCTGTCCACCCCCCTCCTCTGTTCCCAGTGAGCGAGTATTTAGTGAGATTGGGAATATTTATGACAACAAGAGGAGCCGGCTCACAGGAGAACATGCAGAACATTTGTGTTTCCTGCATGACAACCTGTCGTTCTTAAACTGGGAGTACTGA